The proteins below come from a single Malus domestica chromosome 03, GDT2T_hap1 genomic window:
- the LOC103426118 gene encoding calmodulin-7, translated as MADQLTDDQISEFKEAFSLFDKDGDGCITTKELGTVMRSLGQNPTEAELQDMINEVDADGNGTIDFPEFLNLMARKMKDTDSEEELKEAFRVFDKDQNGFISAAELRHVMTNLGEKLTDEEVDEMIREADVDGDGQINYEEFVKVMMAK; from the exons ATGGCCGATCAGCTCACCGACGACCAGATCTCTGAGTTCAAGGAGGCTTTCAGCCTATTCGACAAGGACGGCGATG GTTGTATCACTACAAAGGAGTTGGGGACTGTTATGCGTTCACTTGGGCAGAACCCCACTGAAGCTGAGCTTCAGGATATGATCAATGAGGTTGATGCTGATGGGAATGGGACCATTGATTTCCCAGAGTTCCTTAACCTGATGGCCCGGAAGATGAAGGACACAGATTCTGAGGAGGAGCTCAAGGAAGCTTTCCGAGTGTTCGATAAGGACCAGAATGGCTTCATTTCTGCCGCTGAGCTTCGTCATGTTATGACAAATCTAGGCGAGAAGCTGACAGATGAGGAAGTGGATGAGATGATTCGTGAGGCTGATGTGGATGGTGATGGGCAGATCAACTATGAGGAGTTCGTCAAAGTCATGATGGCCAAGTGA